One window from the genome of Bradyrhizobium xenonodulans encodes:
- a CDS encoding ATP phosphoribosyltransferase regulatory subunit yields MTATATSNAAGSAAWADTLLLSFAQAGYVRAEPAILQPAEPFLDLSGEDIRKSLYLTTDLSGEELCLRPDLTIPVARDYLTSGRAGQPAGFSYLGPVFRYRSGQASEFLQAGIESFGRQDRAAADAEMLALALEATAAFGVRDVEIRTGDVALFNALLDALDLYPVWRRRLVKDFNRKISLEKDLEKLAAATTATRSEYEGVLAALAGSDRKAALAFVTDLMSIAGTTNVGGRTTAEIADRFLEQSTLKGGALPREAIAVLKRFLSIAGNPDDAVAELRALTTDAKLDLTAAIDQFESRVGFMAARGIDVKQTRFSTAFGRGLDYYTGFEFELHHRGNGAEPLVAGGRYDGLMTQLGSVEPIPAVGFSVWVDALTRIGRKVGA; encoded by the coding sequence ATGACCGCGACTGCCACCTCAAATGCTGCCGGCTCTGCCGCCTGGGCGGATACGCTGCTGTTGTCGTTCGCGCAGGCCGGTTACGTCAGGGCCGAGCCCGCCATCCTGCAACCGGCCGAGCCGTTCCTGGACCTTTCCGGCGAGGACATCCGCAAGAGCCTCTATTTGACGACGGACCTGTCCGGCGAGGAGCTCTGCCTGCGCCCGGACCTGACCATCCCCGTCGCCCGCGACTACCTCACCTCCGGTCGCGCGGGCCAGCCGGCCGGGTTCAGCTATCTCGGTCCGGTGTTCCGTTACCGCAGCGGCCAGGCCAGCGAGTTTCTCCAGGCCGGCATCGAATCGTTCGGCCGCCAGGACCGCGCCGCAGCCGACGCCGAGATGCTGGCGCTGGCGCTGGAAGCAACCGCCGCCTTCGGTGTCCGCGACGTCGAGATCCGCACCGGCGACGTGGCGCTGTTCAACGCGCTGCTCGACGCGCTCGACCTCTATCCGGTCTGGCGCCGCCGCCTGGTCAAGGACTTCAACCGCAAGATCAGCCTGGAAAAAGACCTGGAGAAGCTGGCGGCCGCGACCACCGCGACCCGCAGCGAATATGAGGGCGTGCTCGCCGCGCTCGCCGGCTCCGACCGCAAGGCGGCGCTCGCCTTCGTCACCGATCTGATGTCGATCGCCGGCACCACCAATGTCGGCGGCCGCACCACGGCCGAGATCGCCGACCGCTTCCTCGAGCAATCGACGCTGAAGGGCGGCGCGCTGCCGCGCGAGGCCATCGCCGTGCTCAAGCGCTTCCTGTCGATCGCAGGCAATCCCGACGATGCCGTCGCCGAGCTGCGCGCGCTCACCACGGACGCGAAGCTCGATCTCACGGCGGCCATCGACCAGTTCGAAAGCCGGGTCGGCTTCATGGCGGCGCGCGGCATCGACGTGAAGCAGACGCGCTTCTCGACCGCGTTCGGGCGCGGCCTCGACTATTACACCGGCTTCGAATTCGAGCTGCACCACAGGGGCAATGGCGCCGAGCCATTGGTCGCCGGCGGCCGCTATGACGGGCTGATGACCCAGCTCGGTTCGGTCGAGCCGATCCCCGCGGTCGGCTTCTCGGTCTGGGTGGACGCGCTGACCCGGATCGGCCGCAAGGTGGGAGCTTAA